One window from the genome of Cardiocondyla obscurior isolate alpha-2009 linkage group LG04, Cobs3.1, whole genome shotgun sequence encodes:
- the Sif gene encoding protein still life, isoform SIF type 1 isoform X6 has protein sequence MGNKLSCSCAPLIRSKTYRYEDSPWQTGARGGMGGGGGRRGETGHLLRCGSLRERKRLWAEVFHVNSSGGGTVKWQQVSEDLVPVNITCIQDSPECVFHITAYNSQVDKILDVRLVQPGTRIGQASECFVYWKDTVTNDTWGLNFTSPIDAKQFRECCSPSFKISRKASSSYSLKLEPPNKQKIKTRRKPLSTPASPSRSREPQCTCMTPEQYARLRSQDARYRSPCGPSTLPRNMGRSTEMETLPIRDKITAATSSASLYDNVNNTSATPGKTPKIGEAKKEKQNETCQTTPKTANIGIGTVTVGSQIDSPDDKGSAISPKKQKSQDSSTQQNGIEMLKSEGTQAGGTLQSKSLRKEQLHHTKSADYTELEMQNGNLFNIVNNNHSHRSKSKSTDDMRIENAQNGLSLDSNTLKRMLKPMPSVDSPVASPETTRKRHNHHSYHYHPSNNNQKYMMQEVDNENYAHPYRAPYNNKFQGSRSIHDMSRQYSGGRSRTYLDSERNRCTGDMSPPSDNIIFDNQCYATTPSSSNGNSDMEQPNHCNSRRCNGGQTYQQSMQSVSTPGSPTSRLLLEYEMHLRNTLAKGMDAESYSLRTFEALLTQSMENLEFAENIPLNVQRTPHASRRRSNSSKSSTLPLSYRYCNERQNSKDSRDGYYSDHNEVMREKRERDIDRDRGYLSDYNSRCASCIGESARAQWFRHSDGWHSGSSTFGSGASSSINPGYSGHKRESPWDSLPSLRHEGSLNDSGYKSNRTDSLEQRVTFDRQDSVRSDYMSDRDGRYGIVQQASLESTDSRLCYLTSSEMSDDDRMSLTTAVSDDDDGESAINSPYRKQTGTAAASFNCTGAVRKAGFLSVKKWLLRKKHQIELAKKRGWRGYWVCLKGTTLLFYPCDSQESRAMEAAPKHLIIVDGAIMQPIPEHPKKDYIFCLSTAFGDAYLFQAPCQVELENWVNSIHSACAAAFARHRGKTGTLHLLQEEIFRLEKSIESDHKMKHMADLQQSVVSDVDTKQQINNQIVQWEENLERLHCEQFRLRCYMASLQSGELPNPKSLLTHVSRATKQMLNKLGVFTVSSFHAFICARSPSLLNNLLAGRGATRRRPPLLSRSNSGSSRRSLQISSRDEEKSVKVSVPENQLVSVFLRDAMTVEEFLASACTRKNLNPMEHFVRVKKRRDMEDHNYFVPHRTDLIETYLHTHEIVEVCAKILYQVELQRNTLEQMWGFSVEAELIENSERQDELCCYVSRVEDKSVAMQNGIIKGDEIMVINGAIVSDLDMMYLESVLQEEVGLCMMMRSSRTEPPDLTGIMRVTDDIIDSLVCPPPPTDPPVISEEMISGLIVPAPGWSKENIMQECSSAGLMDNKQASRTNSFEIENLLKTAEQVTGICRSPGETRKSSPTGSVVSSHSQALTPSRQLSDAEKLKKVILELIETERTYVKNLNNLLENYLEPLKRETFLSNAEINALFGNIQEIVTFQRQFLQNLDHAIEMEVDFNSFDHPSQFKGVLFSIGSAFLYYVNHFKLYSSFCASHSKAQKVLHPNEGNQALQEFLQARNPRQQHSSTLESYLIKPIQRILKYPLLLQQLRNLTDERSEEHQHLIEALKGMEKVAEHINEMQRIHEEYGAIFDHLFRQHQKSCKQPIDLSPGDLLYYGGVEWLNISDFLGKIKKGLELHAMCFVFKSAVVFLCKERLRQKKKLMGVSTKANSSEVEIIRYQVLIPVTEVQVRASSAKDMESHFLWELIHLRSQLQRRSEKVYVLSNSTTEFRNAFLKTIRQIIRESVRNMSIPSTKQNLSQAPMSMTPRMSTGHVEKFNKQQVGQGQTQNGNAVTGTLSKKAMKQQLLSSSHRRKYSHSKQQVEHESSEDKDQEDAPAPQQQTFRSRSKTISDTSGEIKVEMDSGTKSEGEEDSQAFLGEKKTNLGRTPNHLTLSTTSTISAGSTGSQARLIQSSHQPENYQPITVKELGSPIWKPRELPSLGEATTLPRKGKSAGEFTDMGSSQSASRKSLMEINNCAQQPNFNNHV, from the exons CCATAGATGCAAAACAATTTAGAGAATGTTGC TCACCGTCGTTCAAGATTTCAAGGAAAGCGTCCTCTTCTTACTCGTTGAAGCTCGAGCCACCGAACAAGCAGAAGATCAAAACGCGCCGAAAGCCGCTGTCGACACCGGCCTCACCGAGCCGATCCAGAGAACCACAATGCACCTGCATGACGCCTGAACAGTATGCCAGACTGCGCAGCCAAGACGCCAGATATCGAAGTCCATGCG ggCCGTCTACTCTTCCACGGAACATGGGGCGATCGACGGAAATGGAGACGCTGCcgattcgagataaaataacaGCAGCCACATCTAGCGCGTCTCTATACGACAACGTTAACAATACTAGTGCAACACCCGGGAAAACGCCTAAGATCGGCGAGGCTAAAAAAGAGAAGCAGAACGAAACGTGTCAGACGACTCCGAAGACTGCTAATATTGGAATCGGAACGGTCACCGTAGGATCGCAG ATTGACAGTCCCGACGACAAAGGTTCCGCAATATCGCCGAAGAAGCAGAAAAGCCAGGACTCGTCCACCCAGCAGAACGGTATCGAGATGCTCAAGTCGGAAGGCACTCAAGCCGGCGGCACTCTACAGAGCAAGTCATTGCGCAAAGAGCAACTTCATCACACCAAGTCAGCTGATTACACCGAGCTGGAGATGCAAAACGGCAATCTTTTTAACATCGTCAACAACAATCACAGCCACAGATCGAAAAGCAAAAGCACGGACGACATGCGGATCGAGAACGCGCAGAACGGCCTCAGCCTCGACTCGAACACCTTGAAGCGCATGCTGAAACCAATGCCGAGCGTCGACAGCCCGGTGGCGTCGCCAGAAACGACGAGAAAACGCCACAACCATCATAGTTATCATTATCATCCCAGCAATAACAATCAGAAGTACATGATGCAGGAGGTCGACAACGAGAATTATGCGCATCCGTATCGCGCGCCTTACAACAACAAGTTCCAAGGTTCCAGGAGCATCCACGACATGAGTCGACAATACTCCG GCGGCAGAAGCAGGACGTACTTAGATTCGGAACGTAATCGGTGCACAGGTGACATGTCGCCGCCCTCGGACAATATCATCTTCGACAACCAGTGCTATGCCACCACGCCGAGCTCGTCGAACGGCAACTCCGACATGGAGCAGCCGAATCACTGCAACTCCCGCCGCTGCAACGGCGGCCAGACATATCAACAGAGCATGCAGTCAGTGTCGACGCCGGGCAGCCCGACCAGCCGGCTGCTCCTCGAGTACGAAATGCATCTCAGGAACACCCTCGCCAAAGGCATGGATGCCGAGAGCTACAGCCTGCGCACGTTCGAAGCTCTGCTCACACAGAGCATGGAAAACTTGG AATTCGCAGAAAACATACCGTTGAACGTTCAGCGCACACCTCATGCCTCGCGACGAC GTTCGAATTCCAGTAAGTCATCGACTTTGCCGCTATCATACCGCTATTGCAACGAACGACAGAATAGCAAGGACAGCCGCGACGGCTATTACAGCGATCACAACGAGGTAatgagagagaagagagagcgagacaTCGATCGAGATCGCGGCTATCTCAGCGACTATAATTCGAG ATGCGCCAGCTGTATCGGGGAGTCCGCGCGCGCACAATGGTTCCGGCATTCCGATGGTTGGCACTCCGGCAGCTCGACCTTCGGCTCCGGCGCTTCGAGTTCGATAAATCCAGGGTACTCGGGACACAAGAGAGAATCTCCTTGGGATTCTCTGCCGTCCCTGAGACACGAGGGCAGCCTCAACGACAGTGGTTACAAGTCCAATCGAACTGACTCGCTCGAACAAAG AGTTACTTTCGACAGACAGGACAGCGTCAGATCTGACTACATGTCCGACCGGGATGGCAGATACGGAATCGTTCAACAAGCCTCATTGGAGAGCACCGACTCGAGGCTCTGCTACTTGACGTCTTCCGAA ATGTCGGACGACGATAGGATGTCACTCACCACCGCCGTTagcgacgatgacgacggcgAGAGTGCTATAAATTCACCCTATCGGAAGCAGACCGGCACGGCTGCAGCCTCGTTTAATTGCACCGGAGCTGTTCGGAAGGCAGG ATTTCTCAGCGTGAAGAAATGGCTGCTGCGCAAGAAGCATCAGATCGAGCTGGCCAAGAAGAGGGGCTGGAGGGGTTACTGGGTCTGCTTGAAAGGCACCACTCTTCTATTTTACCCCTGCGACTCGCAGGAGAGCAGGGCTATGGAAGCGGCACCTAAACATCTGATCATCGTCGACGGTGCGATCATGCAGCCGATTCCCGAACACCCAAAGAAGGATTACATATTCTGTCTGAGCACCGCGTTCGGGGACGCTTATTTATTCCAG GCGCCGTGTCAAGTGGAGCTGGAGAACTGGGTGAATAGTATTCATTCAGCGTGCGCCGCCGCGTTCGCGCGCCATCGCGGCAAAACCGGCACGCTGCATCTGCTGCAGGAAGAGATTTTCCGTTTGGAAAAGTCGATCGAGTCG GATCACAAGATGAAACACATGGCGGATCTTCAGCAATCAGTGGTTTCTGACGTCGACACCAAGCAGCAGATCAACAATCAAATAGTACAGTGGGAGGAGAATCTGGAGCGACTCCATTGCGAGCAATTCCGTTTGCGGTGCTACATGGCCAGTTTGCAGAGCGGCGAACTGCCCAATCCCAAG aGTCTACTGACGCACGTATCTCGCGCCACGAAGCAAATGCTGAACAAGTTGGGCGTGTTCACAGTGTCGTCTTTCCACGCGTTTATTTGCGCGCGTAGCCCGTCCctgctaaataatttattggcGGGTCGCGGAGCTACAAGGAGACGACCGCCGCTGCTGTCGAGATCGAACAGTGGTTCCAGCAGACGCTCGCTGCAGATCTCGTCCAGGGACGAGGAGAAGAGCGTGAAGGTGTCCGTGCCGGAAAATCAG CTGGTCTCGGTGTTCCTACGCGACGCCATGACCGTGGAGGAGTTCCTGGCGAGTGCGTGCACCAGAAAGAATCTCAATCCGATGGAGCACTTCGTGCGCGTGAAAAAACGTCGAGATATGGAGGACCATAATTACTTTGTGCCACATAGGACTGATTTGATAGAAACATAT TTGCATACGCACGAAATCGTGGAAGTCTGTGCCAAGATTTTATATCAAGTGGAATTGCAAAGGAACACTTTAGAGCAAATGTGGGGCTTCTCCGTCGAGGCGGAGCTCATAGAAAACTCCGAAAGGCAGGACGAGCTCTGCTGCTACGTTAGTAGAGTGGAAGACAAGAGCGTCGCCATGCAAAACG GAATCATTAAGGGCGACGAGATTATGGTGATCAACGGCGCCATCGTGAGCGATCTAGATATGATGTACTTGGAGAGCGTTCTGCAAGAGGAGGTAGGTCTCTGCATGATGATGCGATCGTCCAGGACGGAGCCACCAGATCTCACGGGCATTATGCGAGTCACCGACGACATAATCGACAGCTTGGTTTGCCCCCCGCCGCCTACCGACCCGCCAGTAATCAGCGAAGAAATGATTTCCGGTCTGATTGTGCCAGCACCCGGATGGA gcaaagaaaatattatgcaGGAATGCTCATCAGCCGGTCTCATGGATAACAAACAGGCTTCGCGCACAAATTCTTTCGAAATCGAAAACCTCTTGAAGACTGCCGAACAAGTGACAGGGATTTGCCGTTCTCCAGGTGAGACCAGGAAGTCGAGTCCCACCGGAAGCGTCGTCAGTTCTCACTCGCAAGCTCTCACACCGAGCCGGCAGCTTAGCGACGCTGAAAAGCTTAAGAAAGTGATtttagaattgattgagactgAACGGACTTACGTAAAG aatttaaataatttgctgGAAAACTACTTGGAGCCCCTTAAACGCGAGACCTTCCTATCGAACGCGGAGATCAACGCGCTGTTTGGTAATATCCAAGAAATCGTCACGTTTCAACGACAGTTCCTGCAGAATCTTGATCATGCCATCGAGATGGAGGTCGATTTCAATAGCTTTGACCATCCGAGTCAATTTAAG GGAGTTCTGTTTTCCATTGGAAGTGCCTTCTTATATTACGTAAATCACTTTAAGCTGTACAGCTCGTTTTGCGCCAGTCACTCGAAGGCTCAGAAAGTTTTACATCCAA ACGAGGGAAATCAAGCTTTACAAGAGTTCCTGCAAGCGAGAAATCCCCGGCAGCAACACTCGTCGACTTTAGAATCGTACTTGATAAAACCTATACAAAGAATACTCAAGTATCCGCTGCTGTTACAGCAGCTTAGGAATCTTACCGATGAACGAAGCGAAGAACACCAACACTTAATCG AGGCGCTCAAAGGGATGGAAAAGGTAGCAGAGCATATAAACGAAATGCAAAGAATTCACGAAGAATACGGCGCTATTTTCGATCACTTGTTTAGACAACACCAAAAATCCTGTAAGCAG CCGATTGACTTAAGCCCAGGCGATCTTTTGTATTATGGCGGCGTCGAGTGGCTCAATATTTCCGATTTTCTCGGCAAGATAAAGAAGGGTCTCGAGTTGCATGCGATGTGCTTCGTATTTAAGTCGGCCGTTGTGTTCCTGTGCAAGGAAAGATTGAGACAGAAAAAGAAGCTCATG GGAGTTTCTACGAAGGCTAATTCCAGCGAAGTAGAAATTATCCGTTACCAGGTGTTGATCCCGGTGACGGAAGTACAGGTCAGGGCCAGCTCCGCCAAGGATATGGAGTCTCACTTTTTGTGGGAATTGATTCATCTAAGAAGTCAATTACAAAGGAGATCGGAGAAAGTATACGTGCTTTCCAACag cacGACGGAATTCCGTAATGCGTTCCTGAAGACGATCCGGCAGATTATCCGCGAGTCGGTGAGGAACATGAGTATACCCTCGACGAAACAGAATCTGAGTCAAGCGCCGATGTCGATGACGCCTCGAATGTCGACCGGTCACGTCGAAAAATTTAACAAGCAGCAGGTCGGCCAAGGCCAAACGCAAAACGGAAATGCCGTGACGGGTACGCTCTCAAAGAAAGCGATGAAGCAGCAGCTGTTGTCCAGTTCGCACAGACGTAAATATAGCCACTCGAAACAGCAAGTGGAGCATGAGAGTTCGGAAGATAAAGATCAGGAGGACGCGCCTGCCCCTCAGCAGCAAACATTTCGCTCCAGGAGCAAAACCATAAGCGACACTTCCG GCGAGATAAAAGTCGAAATGGATTCAGGGACAAAGTCGGAAGGTGAGGAAGACTCGCAAGCTTTTTTAGGCGAAAAAAAGACGAACCTCGGCCGCACACCTAACCATCTGACGCTAAGTACCACATCGACAATTTCGGCGGGAAGTACTGGCAGCCAGGCTAGATTAATTCAGTCTTCCCATCAGCCTGAGAATTATCAACCCATCACCGTCAAAGAACTTG GTTCGCCGATTTGGAAGCCACGGGAGCTACCCTCCTTGGGAGAGGCCACCACGTTGCCGCGCAAGGGTAAGTCGGCCGGAGAATTTACGGACATGGGCTCGAGCCAAAGCGCTTCCCGAAAGTCACTGATGGAAATCAATAATTGTGCTCAACAACCTAACTTTAATAATCACGTTTAA